The stretch of DNA AGTTTTGGCATAGTATGGGTGAACTTAAAAAAgcaacaaattaacaaaaacaaaacaaaacaacaattaagCATTTACACAACAAAATTGCATTAGGAATACCACAAcaaaaatcaaaaatcaaaaatcaaaaatagtaataataataagagaaacTACTAGAATCTCACAGAAAATTcacaagtaaaataaaattaccttTAAGTCTATATCAAGTTTGCATAATTTTGGGCATATTTGAAGCAAATGAATGAATGCTGAATAAACATCTTCCTTATCATGATCATGGTCTTTAGTTGATAACATCAGATATTCCACATCTAGCGCAATTGGTTGTTGTTGTAGTCCCTTTTCAGTAAATGCATTAACAAAAACCTTTGAAACCAAATAGAAATCGAGTTACATGGGTtgctaataaataatttaaataaataaatatttggaaaaATAAGGATCAGACTATATACCTTCAGAGAACAACAATCCAAATCAAGAGTACGAATAGATCTCAAGTCTAAGTTAATAGGGAGATCATAACAAAAGCAAGAGCCTATTCTTAAACTATGAAGTTTTTGAGCAGTAATGTTAAAATTAGGAAGGGTATAACAATTCTCAAATGACAGATTCTCGAGCATAGGAACATCAACTGGATGATCTATAGGACTAAAGTTAACTTTTTTGAAGCATAGTGAAGTGACATTTGGTAATATGTAAGGGTCATTTATTGGTCCAATAGAGACTCCACAAAGATACAATCTCCTAAGTGTTGGGCAAGAAAAAATGCAATTCGGCAGACTGTATTCATCTTTTGGCATAAGACTAAGGTGTATTTCTTGAACACCTTTACAGGTGACAAAAAGGAGCCATTGATCGAATTCAAACGACCGAGACCTAAATGTTTTCTTACTATGAAATCTATTCAAATAGTGAAAATCAAAGACAAACTCGCGAATAAGTCCATTGTGCTGGATGAGAACTTTGTTGACTACATACAAAGCAGCAAATAAGTCCATATTGATGTTTTTCTTCATCTCTTGTATGTTTTGGGTCTTGATATCACTGCGAGCATGGGAATATTTTTTCCTAATGTGAATAAAAAACCTCCAATCAAAGTGAAGTTGTGTAAGACTGAACCAAATATCTCTCCAAAAGGTAGACAAAACGGCCATTCTAGCAGCTTCGTGAATCGGAAAGAGAACCCCAAAATCTTGTCAAGTATATCTACAGGGAGTTCACTGATTCTATCTCTTCGTGCCATAATCCAGATAACTTTAATATATGCAaatcaaagaagaaataaattaaaattgaaacataACCCTAAGATGGGTGAAATTGATAatagtaaattagtaattaaattTAAGCCTAATCTGCAGGTAGGAAGATGGCAATTTTGAAAGATGCAAGATGCTAAATTTAATGCAGTGCCTATCCTAACCCACTAAAGTTGTTACCATCTTTAAGCTATACAAACATGAAGTTAAGGTAAAAGGATTAGTGCACCCAaacatttcaaaaataaaagacGTGCTTTTTAAGATGCATCAATACCCAAAAAAGAACTATACTCTGTGTCTTTGTTGCATTTGTTAGAGGCAATGGTGAAACTGTGGCAG from Ipomoea triloba cultivar NCNSP0323 chromosome 7, ASM357664v1 encodes:
- the LOC116024612 gene encoding uncharacterized protein LOC116024612, whose protein sequence is MAVLSTFWRDIWFSLTQLHFDWRFFIHIRKKYSHARSDIKTQNIQEMKKNINMDLFAALYVVNKVLIQHNGLIREFVFDFHYLNRFHSKKTFRSRSFEFDQWLLFVTCKGVQEIHLSLMPKDEYSLPNCIFSCPTLRRLYLCGVSIGPINDPYILPNVTSLCFKKVNFSPIDHPVDVPMLENLSFENCYTLPNFNITAQKLHSLRIGSCFCYDLPINLDLRSIRTLDLDCCSLKVFVNAFTEKGLQQQPIALDVEYLMLSTKDHDHDKEDVYSAFIHLLQICPKLCKLDIDLKFTHTMPKLSDEFHTVAQRHTMLHTLKLNSYNGSYAYDMFIKGLLTCFPALEKVFIDEESCNYEEAKEFFCIIMPPKKQKVLRKSISLSIL